The bacterium DNA segment GAGCCTCGCCGGGAATGATTGATCAGAACCCCAGCAAGGGAGCCCACACCCGCGTCCAGAGCAGGACCAGGCCCAGACCGATGAGGAAGATGGCCGTGGCGAGGCGCATCCACCGTTCAAGGGTGGTGGCCTGGGCGAAGAGGCGGCCGACGGCGCCGGCGCTCCAGGCCAGGACAATGGCGAAGAGAGCCACGGGCAGGGCCGTGCCCAGGCCATAGATGAGCGGAACCAGGATCGGTTGGCCGGAGGCCACGCCCAGCGGCAGCAAGCTGCCAAAATAGAGGGCGGCGGAGACGGGGCAGAAGGCCAGGGCGAAGAGAAGGCCCATGGGCAGGGCGCTCCACAGCCCCCAGCGTTCCCGGCGACCTTGCCAGGCTTGGTCATCCCTGCCACCGCCCAGGCTGGGAAGCGGCAGCCAGCCGAGCAGGGCCAGGCCGATCAGGACCAGCAGCGGCCCCAACAGAGGGCTGAGCACGGTCTGCAGCCAGCGCGACAGACCAGGCGCCGAGAGAATCCCGAATCCGAGCAGGGCGCCCAGGGCGACGTAGGCCAGGCTGCGCCCGGTCGCGTAGAGCAGTCCGCCTCCCAACACGCGCAGGGGCTTGGCTTCGCGGCCCAGGAAACTGATGGCGGCCAGGTTGGAAGCCAGCGGACAGGGACTGATCGCCGTGAGCAGGCCCAGCCACAAGGCGCCACCCACCCAGCCGATCGTCTCCATCACTGGCCCCCGGCCAGGAAGGCCTGGGTTTCCTGGAAGACGTACTCACGGAAGCCGACTGGATCACGCACCAATTCCCAGGTGCGGGGCAGCAGTTTCCAGCGCCCATAGGGGCCGCGATCATCCGTGAGGACCAGACAGGCGGAGACCAGGCCAAAATCCTCGGCATAATGCTCGTGGACCGGCTCATCCACGTTGAGGGAGGCGAACTGCAGGCTTCCCGCCTCGATCTGCCGCGCGAAATCCTCGCGGATGGCCCGGGCGGCCTGCTCCTCGATGGAATTGCAGGTCTCGCAGCGGAAGGTGCCGTGCAGGTAGAGCAGTTTGACCGATCCGGTCGGGCCCGCCACCGCCAGGGAATCCGCCGCCGCCAGCCTCCCGGTTTGGCGCCCCAGTTTCTGCAGGCCGAAAGCGCCCAGGCTGGCCACCACCGCCAGCAACAACAGGTTGCGTACAATCGTCTTGGTTGTCATGTCCCGTTTCCTCTCATGCGTGGGTCGTCAGCAACTGATGCAACTCGGCCACGGTCGGAACCTTGCCGCTCAGCTTGACCTGGCCGTCGATGGCGAGGGCGGGCGTGCTCATCACGCCATAGCCCAGGATCTCCGTGATGTCCGTCACTTTGACCACCTCGATCTCCAGTCCGACGCCGCGCGCCGCCTCGCTGGTCCGCTCCGCCAGCAGCTTGCACTTGGGGCAGCCGCTTCCCAGAATCTGCACTCTCATGCACCCGTCTCCTTTTGTTTCGACCACGCCAGCGCCTCGGCCGCCGTGTCGTTGACCGCGGCCATCTTCATCAGCCGGGCCGCTTGCAGCCTGTCGGGCTTGGACCTTCGATGGCATTCTCATCCATGTTCGAACCAGCCATGCGCACCAGCTTTGTCCACATCAGGCTGCCTGTGGAGGATGGGCTGGCCGCGGCCGCCTCCGGCGAGACGGCGCGCAGGATGTCCATGGGTGTACCTGCATCACGGCAGCACATCGGGCCTCCCATGTCTCGAAGTCAAGCCACGCTTCCATAGATCAGACCGGCCACGGTGGACAAAGCCACGACCAGGCCGATGAAGACGACCGTTTTCTTCGTGCCCATCACGCTGCGGATGACCAGCATGCTGGGCAGCGAAAGCGCCGGGCCGGCCAGCAGCAAGGCCAGGGCCGGCCCCTTGCCCATGCCCGATTGCAGGAGGCCTTGCATGATGGGGACCTCGGTCAGGGTGGCGAAATACATGAAGGCGCCCACCACGGAGGCGAAGAGATTGGCCCAAAGCGAATTGCCTCCCACTGATTGCTGGATCCAGGCGTTGGGAATGAGACCCTTGTCCGTTCCGTCCGGCCCGCCCAGCAAGAGGCCGGCCACCAGCACGCCACCCAGCAACAGGGGTAGGATCAGCTTGGCGTATTCCCAGCTGGAGTCCACCCAGGCGCTCAGTTCGTCCTTGCGGAACCAGGAGATCAGGGTGGCCCCCAGACCGAGGAGGAGAACCCCGGTGATCACCCATTTGACGGAGTGGATCGCGGCCCATGGTCCAGTCTCGCCCGCCATGGGCCGGCCCCAGTTGGCGAAGACGAGGATGCCCACCATGGCGGCGAAATAGAGGCCGTCCTGCCACAGGCGCCTGTCCTTGGCGTCGTCGGGGAGGATGACCGGACCCTCCGCCTGGCGCGCCTCCTCCTCCCGGCGGAAGATGACGTGCATGAGCAGGCCGATCACGACGGAGAAGACGATGGCGCCCACGGCGCGGGCAAGGCCCAGGCCGGGACCCAGGATGCGGGCGGTGAGGATGATGGCCAGGACGTTGATCGCCGGCCCGGAGTAAAGGAAGGCGGTGGCCGGACCGAGACCGGCGCCGCGCTTGTGGATGCTGGCGAAGAGCGGCAGGATCGTGCAGGAGCAGACGGCCAGGATGGTGCCCGAGACGGCGGCGACGGGATAGGCGATCCGCTTGCTGGCCTGCGGGCCGAGGTGTTTCATGACGGCGCCCTGGCTGACGAAGACACTGATGGCACCGGCGATGAGGAAGGCGGGGATGAGGCAGAGGAGCACGTGCTCCTGGGCGTACCACCTCACCAGCGCGAAGCTTTCCCGCAGGGCGCTCCACAGGCGCTCGCTCTCCACCGGCAGGAACCAGCAACCGGCGAAGACGAGCAGGATGAGGAGCAGCTTGGTGCGCTCTTTCACGTGGCGGAACCCCCAACTCTTTAGTGCCAAGGTGGCCACCTTGGCAACATTCAAGCAATAAACAAGGCTACCGCAGTTCGTGCAGAACCTGGGTCGCGCAGGAGAAGAAGTTGAGCACGCAAGGCGTGAGCAGCCGGTAGTAGACGGTTGTCCCCTCGCGCCGGTCCTGGACGATGCCGTGGGCGCGCAGCAAGGCCAGGTGCTTGGAGACGGTGGTGCGGTCACAGCCAAGCAGTCCGGTCAATTCACCCACCGAGCATTCGCCATGGGAGAGGCGGTCCACGATCATCAAGCGGCTCTCATTGGCCAGGGCTTTCAGCACCACGGCCTGTTGCCGGAAGACATTGCTGGCGCAAGCCGTCACGGATACCTCCAAATTGGCGGCCAATATGTGGCAAGGTGGCCATATAATCAAGTGGGCACGATGATGGGGGCTGGGTCAATGCCGGCAGCGGCCATCCACCAGGTGCAGGCGCTGCCTGCCGATGGTCGCGGCCTCCGGACTGTGGGTGACCATGATGACCGTGCGACCCTCCTGCTGGTTGAGAGCCTTCAGGATGCCCAGCACCTCGCGACTGAGGGCGGGGTCCAGATTGCCCGTGGGTTCGTCGGCCAGGATGACCTCGGGGTCATTGACCAGGGCGCGGGCAATGGCCACGCGCTGCTGCTGCCCCACGGACAGCTCGCGCGGCAGGTGCTCGGCCCGGTCGCCCAATCCCAACTGGTCCAGCAGGCCGAGCGCCCGCTGCTCGGTGGCGGTTCTGCCCTTCCGACCATTGGCCAGCAGCATGGGCACCATCACGTTCTGCAGGGCGCTCAGGTAGGGCACCAGGTGAAAGCTCTGCAGCACGAAGCCCACGTTCCGGTTGCGGAAGTGAGCCAGCTTCCGGCTTCCCGAGAAAGCCAGCTCCTCGCCCTTGAAGCGGATGCTGCCGGAGCTTGGCCGGATCATCCCGCCCAGGGTCAGCAGCAGGGTCGTCTTGCCGGAGCCGGATGGCCCCGTGATGGTCATCAGCTCGCCGGCCTCGATCGTGAGGGAGATCTCGTCCAGCGCTTTCACCAGCCCTCGCCGGCTGGTGTAGGTCTTGTTGATTCGTTCCAGTGTGAACACGATCAAAGCTCCTGCAGGATGCTGGCGGGATCCAGGCGCGCCGCGCGACGGGTGGGACACCAGCTGCCCAGCAGCGAGATGAGGACGGAAAGGCCCAGCGCGAGCGGCAGCAGGGACCAGACCGGATCCACCCGCAGCTTGGCCAGTTCCGGTCCGATGACCATGGCCGCGCCCGTGCCCAGCACGAAGCCGCAGAGGCCTCCCAGCAGCCCCAACACCGTGGCCTTGCCCATGAAGAGCCGGTAGATGACGCGGCGTGGGGCGCCCAGGGTGAGCAGGGTGCCGATCTCGCGGCGCCGCTCCTCCACATTGGACCACATGTAGTTGGCGATGGTCAGCGAGCCCACCAGGCCGATCAGCACCAGCAGCAGGCGGGACACGCTGGCCATCAACCGGTTGGTCTCGACCTGGGTGCTGACGATCTGCCCGATGGTGGTGATGCGCGTGTCCGGCAGGATGTTGCGCAGCTTGCCGAGCAGCCCGTCGGAGATGGCCGAGCAGCAGCCCATGATCTCCACGGCGCTCACCTGTCCCTGGATGCCGAGCAGGGCCTGCACCTCGTGCAGGTGGGCGAAGACGCGGCTGTCGTCCACCGTGCCCGTTGCCGCGATCACCCGGGCCACCGTGAAGGAGCGGCCTTCCAGCGTCAAGCTGCCGCCCTCCTGCAGGGCCAGGCGTTCCGCCACGGTCGCTCCCGCCAGGACCTCGTCCGGACCGAGGGACTCCACCGATTTGCGCTGCAGTCTCTCGTCCAGCAGGGCGCTGGGCTTGGTGATTTCCGGGCTGGTGCCGCAAGTGGCGGCCAGCTCGCTGCCGCTGATGCCGGAACTCTGCCAGATGGGCTTGGCCGCCAGCTCGTTGGCGGGCAGGATGCCGGTGAGGATGACCGCCTGGCCGTCCACCTTGATGCGCCGGGTGAGCTTGGGCGAGAGATTGTCCACGCCGGGCAGGGCGGAGGTGGCGATGCGCTCCACATATTCCTCGGGGAAGGTGGGGGCGTCGATGTCCGCCGCGTAGTAGTCGTCCACGCTGGCCGCCTGGGGCAGCACCAGGATGTTGGCGCCCAGGTTGTCCAGCTTGAGTTGCACCGCCCGCTCGGAGACCGCCGAGACCGATTTGAGCCCGACGATCATGGCGATGCCCAGGGTGATGGCCAGCAAGCCGGAGAGGAGCCGCGACTTGCGCAGCAAGAGCTCCTTCCAGAGGATCGTGTTCAGCGTCATGCCGGGCTACTTCGCGGGACCGCAGGAGGAGGCGCCGCCCTGGACGGAGGGCGGACAGCAGCCGCCCGCCTTCTTGGAGGCGTCCTGCACCAGCTTGGCCACGTCCACGTCGCTCCCGTAGCTTCCCGTCACCTGACCCTGGGCGTTGACCACCAGGGTCACGGGCGTGGTCGAGTCGCGGTCGATCTTGAGTTGATCCAGGAAGGCGCGCTCCCGGGGGTCATCCAGATCCACCTTGACCGTGACGGGTTTGCCCTGCAACTGGCTGCAGGCCGTTTCGCAGGCGCTCATGGCCTTGGGCACATCCCTCATGCCCTTGCGGCTGGCCACCACATAGACCGGCTGCTTGTCCTGGACGGCCTTGAGAATGGAGGCCTTGGCCGGGCTGGGCACCATGGCCGACAGGTTGTCGGCGCTTGCTTTGGCCGCCTCGACTCCTCCGGCCACCACACCGTTGCGCCCGGCCACCAGGATCAGCGGCACCGGGGCCGTCGCCACGCGCAGCTTCGCCACCAGCGCGGCGTTGGCCGGATCCTGGCGGTCCACCTCCACCATGATGGAATTGGCGGTCTGCTACATGGCCGTCTGGATGGTCTCGCGGGCGCCGTCCAGTCCCTGCGTGCCGGCGTCCTTGATCAAGAGGAAGGCCGCCTGGCCCTTCCGGGCCGCCTTGTCCAACTCCGCCAGGGGCGCCGCGAGCAGGGAAGCCGTCAGCAGGAGGACTGCCGCCAGGGCGAGTCCGGTCGTGCGCGTGGTCATGGGGTCCTCCGGGGTGTGGCCTCGATCCTTTGGGAATCGCGGCGGGAAAGGTCCACTCAGCGGGGGCAGCAGCCCCCTGTCGTTTTCAAATCAAGCAGGCGCTGGCCGTCAGCGGCCGCCTCGGGCACCAGGGACCGGCTTTGGAGCAAGGCCGGCAGCAGGAGACGGGGGCCGACCGACCCGTCATTTGCCAGCCGGTAGTAGCGCCAGAGGCCACTGCGCCGCATCTGCACGAGCCCGGCGCGACTCAGGTAGCCCAGGTGCTGGGAAACCTTGGCCTGCGGCAGCATCAGGGCCCGTACGATGTCGCCCACGCACATTTCGCCCTCGGCCAGCAGGAACAGGATCCGGAGCCTTATTCTCTCGCTCAAGGCGCGGAAGATCCGTTCGAGAGGTTGTTCGGCGGGATCCTGTCTTGAATTCATGCGGGCGAATATAGAGCTTTGCCCCAGCTTGTCAAGCATCAAACATGGAGGCGCCGGGTGATCCCCACCCGTCCATCCCAGGCTCAGCAGGGGGAGTTGGCCGCCGACCGGCGCGGACGGCCCGTCGCGCGCCTGGGCCGGCCCTGCCTGCCCCTCCTCTGCGTGCTGCTGGCCTGCGCGCCGGATCGGGAAGAGCGCGTGCCGCTGGACTTCACCCAGCTGGATGCCGTGGTGGAAGCCGCCCCGACGGACTTGGTGCTGCGGGTGGCGGTCTCCGCCATGACCAGTCCCCAGGAGACCTTCCACCTGTACAATGACCTGATGGACCACATCGGAAAGCGCACGGGGCGTCGCATCCAGTTCGTGCAGCGCCGGACCTATGCCGAGGTGAACGACCTGCTCCTGCGCGACGAGCTGGACCTGGCCTTCATCTGCACCGGGGCCTGGGTGGATCTGGAACCCAGCGGACAGGTGGAGCTGCTGGCCGTGCCCCAGATCCGCGGCCAGGCCACCTATCGAAGCTACCTGGTGGTACCGCGGGATTCCCCCGCCGCGGCCCTGCAGGATTTCTCCCGGGCCCGCTTCGCCTTCACGGACAGCCTGTCACTCACCGGCTGCTGGCACGTGCGGGACGCGCTGGCCCGGCGGGGCCTGCGTCCGGAGGTCTATTTCAGCACCTGGTCTACACCCATGGCCATGACCGCTCCATCCGGGCCGTGGCGGAAGGTCTGGTGGACGGTGCCTGCGTGGACGGGTTGATCTACGACTACCTCCTGTGGCGCGCCCCCGCCTCCGTCGCCGGTCTGCGGGTGGCGGAGCGCAGCGCACCCTTTGGCATGCCGCCGCTGGTGGTGCCCGCCCGGCTGGACCCCCGCCTGCGACGGCAGCTGGCGGACGTGCTCTTCCACATGCACGAGGAGGAGGGGGGACGGCGCCTGCTGGACTCCCTGCTCATCGACCGCTTCATCCCGGCCGCGGACACGCTCTACCGCTCGGTGCGCGGCCTGCGCCTCCACCGGCTGCAGCCATGAACGGGGGAGAAC contains these protein-coding regions:
- a CDS encoding aromatic aminobenezylarsenical efflux permease ArsG family transporter is translated as METIGWVGGALWLGLLTAISPCPLASNLAAISFLGREAKPLRVLGGGLLYATGRSLAYVALGALLGFGILSAPGLSRWLQTVLSPLLGPLLVLIGLALLGWLPLPSLGGGRDDQAWQGRRERWGLWSALPMGLLFALAFCPVSAALYFGSLLPLGVASGQPILVPLIYGLGTALPVALFAIVLAWSAGAVGRLFAQATTLERWMRLATAIFLIGLGLVLLWTRVWAPLLGF
- a CDS encoding nitrophenyl compound nitroreductase subunit ArsF family protein — protein: MTTKTIVRNLLLLAVVASLGAFGLQKLGRQTGRLAAADSLAVAGPTGSVKLLYLHGTFRCETCNSIEEQAARAIREDFARQIEAGSLQFASLNVDEPVHEHYAEDFGLVSACLVLTDDRGPYGRWKLLPRTWELVRDPVGFREYVFQETQAFLAGGQ
- a CDS encoding thioredoxin family protein gives rise to the protein MRVQILGSGCPKCKLLAERTSEAARGVGLEIEVVKVTDITEILGYGVMSTPALAIDGQVKLSGKVPTVAELHQLLTTHA
- a CDS encoding permease, producing the protein MKERTKLLLILLVFAGCWFLPVESERLWSALRESFALVRWYAQEHVLLCLIPAFLIAGAISVFVSQGAVMKHLGPQASKRIAYPVAAVSGTILAVCSCTILPLFASIHKRGAGLGPATAFLYSGPAINVLAIILTARILGPGLGLARAVGAIVFSVVIGLLMHVIFRREEEARQAEGPVILPDDAKDRRLWQDGLYFAAMVGILVFANWGRPMAGETGPWAAIHSVKWVITGVLLLGLGATLISWFRKDELSAWVDSSWEYAKLILPLLLGGVLVAGLLLGGPDGTDKGLIPNAWIQQSVGGNSLWANLFASVVGAFMYFATLTEVPIMQGLLQSGMGKGPALALLLAGPALSLPSMLVIRSVMGTKKTVVFIGLVVALSTVAGLIYGSVA
- a CDS encoding metalloregulator ArsR/SmtB family transcription factor; the protein is MTACASNVFRQQAVVLKALANESRLMIVDRLSHGECSVGELTGLLGCDRTTVSKHLALLRAHGIVQDRREGTTVYYRLLTPCVLNFFSCATQVLHELR
- a CDS encoding ABC transporter ATP-binding protein — protein: MFTLERINKTYTSRRGLVKALDEISLTIEAGELMTITGPSGSGKTTLLLTLGGMIRPSSGSIRFKGEELAFSGSRKLAHFRNRNVGFVLQSFHLVPYLSALQNVMVPMLLANGRKGRTATEQRALGLLDQLGLGDRAEHLPRELSVGQQQRVAIARALVNDPEVILADEPTGNLDPALSREVLGILKALNQQEGRTVIMVTHSPEAATIGRQRLHLVDGRCRH
- a CDS encoding ABC transporter permease, with the translated sequence MTLNTILWKELLLRKSRLLSGLLAITLGIAMIVGLKSVSAVSERAVQLKLDNLGANILVLPQAASVDDYYAADIDAPTFPEEYVERIATSALPGVDNLSPKLTRRIKVDGQAVILTGILPANELAAKPIWQSSGISGSELAATCGTSPEITKPSALLDERLQRKSVESLGPDEVLAGATVAERLALQEGGSLTLEGRSFTVARVIAATGTVDDSRVFAHLHEVQALLGIQGQVSAVEIMGCCSAISDGLLGKLRNILPDTRITTIGQIVSTQVETNRLMASVSRLLLVLIGLVGSLTIANYMWSNVEERRREIGTLLTLGAPRRVIYRLFMGKATVLGLLGGLCGFVLGTGAAMVIGPELAKLRVDPVWSLLPLALGLSVLISLLGSWCPTRRAARLDPASILQEL
- a CDS encoding metalloregulator ArsR/SmtB family transcription factor; amino-acid sequence: MLDKLGQSSIFARMNSRQDPAEQPLERIFRALSERIRLRILFLLAEGEMCVGDIVRALMLPQAKVSQHLGYLSRAGLVQMRRSGLWRYYRLANDGSVGPRLLLPALLQSRSLVPEAAADGQRLLDLKTTGGCCPR